From a region of the Pseudanabaena sp. FACHB-2040 genome:
- a CDS encoding DevA family ABC transporter ATP-binding protein has product MSKSIVTVRELNHYFGSGSLCKQVLSDINLDIQSGEIVILSGPSGSGKTTLLTLIGGLRAIHEGSLVVFNQELRGISEAQFVGVRRHIGYIFQAHNLLNSLTAQQNVQMSVQLHESISKQEAQAKAEAALQAVGLGDRTSYYPENLSGGQKQRVAIARALVCNPSLVLADEPTAALDSKSGRDVVNLMQRLVKEQGCAVLMVTHDNRVLDIADRILHMEDGRIVTDHGEPQGAAPEQAVELLNHVPYSILNHSS; this is encoded by the coding sequence ATGTCTAAATCCATCGTTACGGTTAGGGAGCTGAACCATTACTTTGGCAGTGGCTCTCTTTGTAAACAAGTTTTGTCTGACATCAATCTGGATATTCAGTCTGGAGAAATTGTAATTTTATCTGGGCCTTCTGGGTCGGGAAAAACCACGCTGCTCACTTTGATCGGTGGGCTGAGGGCCATTCATGAGGGCAGCCTTGTAGTTTTTAATCAAGAGTTACGGGGAATTAGTGAAGCGCAATTTGTCGGGGTTCGGCGTCATATTGGCTATATTTTTCAAGCCCATAACCTATTAAATTCTTTGACGGCTCAGCAGAATGTGCAGATGTCGGTGCAGCTGCACGAAAGTATTTCTAAGCAAGAGGCTCAGGCAAAAGCAGAAGCGGCTCTGCAAGCGGTTGGGTTGGGCGATCGCACAAGCTACTATCCAGAAAACCTGTCGGGAGGGCAAAAACAGCGGGTTGCGATCGCACGTGCCCTAGTCTGCAATCCTTCCCTCGTCTTGGCCGACGAACCGACCGCTGCCCTCGACAGTAAATCAGGCCGAGATGTGGTTAACCTGATGCAGCGACTAGTAAAGGAACAGGGCTGTGCAGTTCTCATGGTGACTCACGACAACCGGGTTTTGGATATTGCCGATCGCATTCTGCACATGGAAGATGGCCGCATTGTTACAGATCACGGTGAGCCGCAGGGTGCAGCCCCAGAGCAAGCGGTCGAGCTGCTAAATCACGTGCCTTATTCCATCTTGAATCACTCATCCTGA
- a CDS encoding DUF2267 domain-containing protein, whose protein sequence is MATQQSFLETIKTKGNLKDLKEARHAAEVVYRSMRDVMPNEAVDRVSEELDETPDVAEDLWTDTNPLVYFLSRLRPQLDIKPENFLVRLRQEANLPGADAETIIKAVFSATKEELSQERAAEIAEYLPGEIGEFWNEA, encoded by the coding sequence ATGGCGACCCAGCAATCATTTCTAGAAACGATTAAGACAAAGGGCAATCTAAAGGATTTGAAAGAAGCTCGCCACGCGGCTGAAGTTGTATATCGAAGCATGCGCGATGTCATGCCCAACGAAGCAGTCGATCGGGTCAGTGAAGAACTTGATGAGACCCCCGATGTTGCCGAAGACCTGTGGACTGATACGAATCCCCTGGTTTATTTTCTCAGCCGGCTGCGTCCTCAGCTTGATATCAAGCCTGAGAATTTTCTAGTTCGGCTGCGTCAGGAAGCTAATCTCCCTGGTGCAGATGCAGAGACCATCATTAAAGCGGTTTTTTCAGCGACTAAAGAGGAGCTTTCTCAAGAGCGGGCTGCTGAAATTGCCGAATATTTGCCTGGGGAAATTGGTGAATTTTGGAACGAAGCCTAG
- a CDS encoding M48 family metalloprotease — protein sequence MGKLLVRLVIGVLFALFGLFNYFTAVSENPITGEKQRVSLSPQEEIILGQQGRQDVMQEFGGLYSDQVLQNYVDQVGQEVVGRSAAAQSPYPFEFHLLDNPNTVNAFALPGGQIFVTTGLLRQLTAESQLAGVLGHEIAHVIARHGSEHLARRQLGVALVNAIGVAASDDPTNGRQAAMIAQAVNQLVNLNYGRQDELESDRLGFEFMTAAQYNPEGLVELMEILDRAREGGQSPEFLNSHPNPGNRVERLESLIQETYPQGVPPELEEGQQDFSQVVQPRLR from the coding sequence GTGGGTAAGTTGCTGGTTCGTCTGGTTATCGGAGTACTGTTCGCCCTCTTTGGGCTGTTCAACTACTTCACGGCAGTGTCAGAGAATCCGATCACAGGAGAAAAACAGCGGGTTTCCCTATCTCCCCAAGAAGAGATTATTTTAGGTCAGCAGGGCCGCCAAGACGTGATGCAAGAGTTTGGCGGCCTGTACTCAGACCAAGTCTTGCAGAACTATGTAGATCAGGTGGGTCAAGAGGTGGTGGGCCGTTCTGCTGCCGCCCAGTCGCCCTATCCCTTCGAGTTTCACCTGCTAGACAACCCCAATACCGTCAATGCCTTTGCCCTACCGGGGGGGCAGATTTTTGTCACCACGGGCCTGCTCCGCCAACTGACCGCAGAATCTCAGTTGGCAGGAGTTTTGGGCCATGAGATCGCTCATGTAATTGCCCGCCACGGCTCAGAACACCTGGCCCGACGGCAGCTAGGCGTGGCTCTGGTCAATGCGATTGGGGTCGCTGCCAGCGATGATCCTACCAACGGTCGGCAGGCGGCGATGATTGCTCAGGCGGTCAATCAATTGGTCAATCTCAACTATGGCCGTCAGGATGAACTAGAGAGCGATCGCTTGGGCTTTGAATTTATGACTGCCGCCCAGTACAACCCAGAAGGGTTGGTGGAGCTGATGGAGATTTTAGATCGGGCGCGCGAAGGCGGTCAGTCGCCAGAATTTCTCAACAGCCACCCCAATCCGGGCAACCGGGTTGAGCGGCTAGAGTCGCTGATTCAAGAGACTTATCCTCAAGGGGTGCCCCCAGAGTTAGAAGAGGGTCAACAAGACTTTTCCCAAGTTGTGCAGCCCCGTCTACGCTAA
- a CDS encoding DUF456 family protein, translating into MDYLLLYWILVAVMAVGAVGELIPGMPGSSLILVAILIWSVVTQFAGIGWPILIVFAMLIASAAIELLAAYWGAKRFGASKWGQLGALIGLVVGTVGLLPALPLGGPILGILIGPFIGAFLGEYLTRQEVEGESKAKVALHASIGTVVGSLLGNLIDGLLAIVAVLVFVLSTWPLVAGL; encoded by the coding sequence ATGGACTATCTCCTGCTGTATTGGATCTTGGTGGCGGTCATGGCCGTAGGGGCTGTGGGTGAATTGATTCCAGGCATGCCAGGATCGAGCCTGATTTTGGTGGCAATCTTGATCTGGTCAGTCGTTACTCAGTTTGCAGGCATTGGCTGGCCCATTTTGATTGTGTTTGCCATGCTCATTGCCAGCGCTGCTATTGAGCTATTAGCGGCCTACTGGGGGGCTAAACGATTTGGGGCCAGCAAATGGGGCCAGCTTGGGGCCTTGATTGGCCTGGTAGTTGGAACGGTGGGCCTGCTGCCTGCCCTACCTCTGGGCGGCCCCATTTTGGGCATTTTGATAGGCCCGTTTATTGGAGCCTTTTTGGGCGAGTACCTGACCCGCCAGGAGGTCGAGGGAGAGTCTAAGGCTAAGGTCGCGCTACACGCCAGCATCGGTACGGTGGTCGGCTCTCTACTGGGAAATTTGATTGATGGGCTGCTGGCGATTGTGGCCGTTCTTGTGTTTGTGCTGAGCACCTGGCCGCTAGTGGCAGGGCTTTAA
- a CDS encoding GIY-YIG nuclease family protein has translation MPDENPNPIEHQNIPVAHQGLHEFLYSAADEHAADTVEAPALEHTVDAPMAVQAWCDLAQNSKVAGVYAVLDRNLQTQFIGYSRNISLSLRSHLSQKGEAVCALVTVQPFKFPKRDDMVALQDEWIAALPSPPPGNLDGTWAATIREASTQVMSAAERDVYEEKKLKLRRAMADGSLSQELDQAKADNSGERQADLAAAVTDDNWSALIREQTQDTQA, from the coding sequence TTGCCCGACGAAAACCCAAACCCAATCGAGCATCAAAATATCCCTGTCGCCCACCAGGGTCTCCACGAGTTTTTGTACAGCGCGGCTGATGAACACGCTGCCGATACCGTAGAAGCACCTGCCCTAGAGCACACGGTAGATGCGCCTATGGCCGTGCAAGCTTGGTGCGACCTTGCCCAAAACAGCAAAGTGGCAGGCGTTTATGCAGTGCTCGATCGCAACCTGCAGACCCAGTTTATTGGTTACTCCCGCAACATTTCCCTGTCCCTGCGGAGTCATCTCAGCCAGAAAGGAGAAGCGGTTTGCGCTCTGGTGACGGTGCAGCCGTTTAAGTTCCCCAAACGAGATGACATGGTTGCCCTTCAAGACGAATGGATTGCAGCACTGCCCAGCCCTCCACCCGGCAATTTAGACGGCACTTGGGCTGCAACGATTCGCGAAGCTTCGACTCAGGTGATGTCTGCAGCAGAGCGAGACGTTTACGAAGAGAAAAAGCTGAAGCTTCGTCGCGCCATGGCAGATGGTTCACTGTCACAAGAGCTGGATCAGGCCAAAGCCGACAACTCAGGGGAGCGGCAGGCAGACTTAGCGGCAGCGGTGACGGATGATAACTGGAGCGCTTTGATTCGAGAGCAAACCCAGGACACTCAAGCCTAA
- the devC gene encoding ABC transporter permease DevC, whose protein sequence is MFDIPLAWLQLSRERLRLLIALAGIAFAVILMFMQLGFQAALYDSATRLHQSLQTDLVLISARSKSLGYMRTFSWRRLYQVLSFEGVKSISPLYVGFRDWRNPDTGSFRAIYVYGFRPGDQVFQLSEINQNINKLQLNENILFDRASRQEYGAVAAVFDQGMSITTELGGKRVNVAGLFTLGPSFGADGNVITNDLNFLRLFSDRKLGEIDIGLIQLQPGTNAQSLLSRIKANLPQDIRVLTHQEFVEFEKNYWKTSTAIGFIFTLGVGMGFIVGTVIVYQILYSDVSAHLSEYATLKAMGYKNLYLLFIVFQEAVILAALGYIPGFALSLGLYDVTKQVTFLPLAMAPRRALLVLLLTFLMCSLSGLVAMRRLRKADPADIF, encoded by the coding sequence ATGTTTGATATTCCCCTAGCATGGCTGCAGCTCAGCCGCGAAAGACTACGCCTGCTGATTGCGCTGGCAGGAATTGCCTTTGCAGTAATTCTCATGTTTATGCAGCTGGGTTTTCAGGCCGCACTCTACGATAGCGCCACCCGACTGCATCAAAGTTTGCAGACCGATCTGGTTTTAATCAGCGCCCGCTCCAAATCTTTGGGCTACATGAGAACCTTTTCTTGGCGACGCCTCTATCAAGTTCTGAGTTTTGAGGGAGTCAAATCGATCAGCCCGCTATATGTCGGCTTTAGAGACTGGAGAAACCCAGATACGGGGAGCTTTCGAGCCATTTATGTCTATGGCTTTAGGCCGGGAGATCAGGTTTTTCAGCTTTCTGAAATCAATCAAAATATTAATAAGCTTCAGCTCAATGAAAATATCTTGTTTGATCGGGCCTCTCGCCAAGAATATGGAGCGGTTGCCGCTGTCTTTGATCAGGGCATGTCTATTACTACTGAGTTAGGCGGAAAAAGAGTCAATGTGGCCGGTCTATTTACCCTGGGGCCTTCGTTTGGGGCGGATGGCAATGTGATTACCAATGATTTGAACTTTCTGCGGCTCTTTAGCGATCGCAAGTTGGGAGAAATCGACATTGGGCTAATTCAGCTGCAGCCCGGTACGAATGCTCAAAGCCTTTTAAGCAGAATAAAAGCTAATCTGCCTCAAGATATTAGGGTTTTGACCCACCAAGAATTTGTGGAGTTTGAGAAGAACTATTGGAAAACCAGTACTGCCATTGGCTTCATTTTTACGCTGGGCGTTGGGATGGGGTTTATTGTGGGCACTGTTATTGTTTACCAAATTCTCTACTCGGATGTGTCTGCCCACTTGTCAGAGTATGCAACGCTCAAGGCAATGGGCTACAAAAACCTGTACTTACTCTTTATCGTGTTTCAAGAAGCCGTTATCTTAGCGGCGCTGGGGTACATTCCTGGATTTGCGCTTTCTTTAGGGCTATACGATGTGACGAAGCAGGTTACTTTTTTGCCCCTAGCGATGGCTCCAAGGCGGGCTTTGCTGGTGTTGCTTTTGACTTTCTTGATGTGTTCGCTTTCGGGCCTGGTTGCTATGCGGAGGCTTCGGAAGGCTGATCCGGCAGATATTTTTTAA
- a CDS encoding ABC exporter membrane fusion protein — protein sequence MTLNSVSGDKPLLKPTGRWITIAAIAAALTLSGVTLRYFLQLQHRPQTASMLETSAPAQAVSALGYLKPAGEVIYLSAPTNPTGLSSSRVARLLVSEGDRIEANQIVAVLDNLESLQAALNQAVKEVELARANLAKVKAGAKAGELEAQGTTITQLQADLRGQLAAQDQAVARLAAELENAQLEHQRYHELFAAGAVTASQLDNKRLVLETTEKQLNEAAANRDRISETFQQRIRVAQATLSQLAEVRPTDVQVAQAEIDRAMADVTKAEADLKLAYVYAPIDGQILKVHTQVGELISDKGIVALGQTEQMTVITEVYELDIHRVEVGQKATITSHAIPTPLHGTVTQVGLQVNPQALLSTNPAADIDRRIVEVEIRLDAADSQRASRLTNLQVDVVIDI from the coding sequence ATGACTCTTAATTCTGTTTCAGGGGATAAGCCTCTTCTCAAACCTACAGGACGGTGGATAACGATTGCCGCCATCGCTGCAGCCTTGACGCTCAGTGGCGTTACGTTGCGATACTTTTTGCAATTGCAACATCGCCCCCAAACCGCTTCAATGCTTGAAACCAGCGCCCCGGCTCAGGCTGTTTCTGCACTGGGCTATTTGAAGCCAGCGGGAGAGGTCATTTACCTATCGGCCCCAACTAACCCAACCGGGCTTAGCTCTAGCCGAGTGGCGCGGCTATTGGTGAGTGAGGGCGATCGCATTGAAGCCAATCAGATTGTTGCTGTCCTCGACAACCTAGAGAGCCTGCAAGCCGCTCTGAATCAGGCGGTGAAGGAGGTTGAGCTGGCCAGAGCCAATCTTGCTAAGGTAAAAGCAGGTGCAAAAGCAGGCGAGCTAGAAGCCCAAGGCACGACCATCACCCAGCTACAGGCCGATCTGCGAGGGCAGCTTGCCGCTCAAGATCAGGCGGTGGCTCGTCTTGCTGCAGAGCTGGAAAATGCTCAGCTTGAGCATCAGCGCTACCATGAACTGTTTGCAGCAGGGGCGGTGACAGCCTCTCAGCTAGACAACAAGCGTTTAGTTCTAGAAACTACTGAAAAGCAGCTCAATGAGGCCGCCGCCAATCGCGATCGCATTTCAGAAACCTTTCAGCAGCGAATTCGAGTTGCCCAAGCTACGCTCAGCCAGCTAGCGGAGGTGCGCCCAACCGATGTGCAGGTGGCTCAAGCCGAAATAGACAGGGCAATGGCTGACGTGACCAAAGCGGAGGCCGATCTAAAGTTGGCCTACGTCTACGCGCCTATAGACGGACAGATTCTAAAAGTCCATACGCAAGTAGGAGAGCTGATCAGCGACAAAGGCATTGTGGCGCTAGGGCAAACAGAGCAAATGACCGTGATTACCGAAGTGTATGAGCTGGATATTCACCGAGTTGAAGTGGGCCAAAAAGCCACTATTACCAGCCATGCAATTCCCACACCGCTTCACGGCACGGTTACCCAGGTGGGCTTACAGGTAAATCCCCAGGCTCTTTTGAGCACAAACCCCGCTGCAGATATTGACCGAAGAATCGTTGAGGTAGAAATTCGTCTCGATGCCGCCGACAGCCAAAGGGCATCAAGACTAACCAATTTGCAGGTTGATGTGGTGATTGATATTTAG
- a CDS encoding thioesterase II family protein, translating into MGHTPWIKCFKPNPSASLRLFCFPYAGGGASVFRAWASQLPPNIEVCAIQLPGREDRIKEPLFTELRPLVQTLAPVLRPYCDIPFAFFGHSMGALISFELARYFRTLQQPAPVHLFVSGRSAPHLPDKNPFRHTLPDQAFLQALRDLNGMSLAVLNNPELLQMVLPILRADFSICETYTHQVEPPLDCSISALSGEDDLEATCDRMQSWNLQTTSTFSLTMLPGGHFFLQTNQALFLELLSRELNLLKVSSVLG; encoded by the coding sequence ATGGGCCACACCCCCTGGATTAAATGTTTCAAGCCAAACCCCAGCGCCTCCCTTCGCCTATTTTGCTTTCCCTATGCAGGCGGAGGGGCTTCTGTCTTTCGGGCGTGGGCTAGCCAGTTGCCCCCCAATATTGAGGTGTGTGCGATTCAGCTGCCTGGCCGAGAAGATCGAATTAAGGAACCTCTTTTTACTGAGCTTCGGCCATTGGTGCAGACGCTTGCGCCCGTGCTTCGCCCCTACTGCGACATTCCCTTTGCTTTTTTTGGGCACAGCATGGGAGCCTTGATTAGCTTTGAACTGGCCCGTTACTTTCGCACCTTGCAACAGCCCGCTCCAGTTCACCTCTTTGTTTCGGGTCGCAGTGCTCCTCATCTCCCTGATAAAAATCCGTTCAGGCATACTTTGCCCGATCAAGCTTTCTTGCAGGCGTTGCGCGACTTAAATGGAATGTCTCTAGCGGTGCTCAACAATCCTGAATTGCTGCAGATGGTGTTGCCCATTCTGCGAGCAGACTTTTCGATCTGCGAAACCTATACTCACCAGGTTGAGCCTCCCCTTGACTGCTCGATCTCTGCTTTGAGCGGAGAGGATGACTTGGAGGCGACTTGCGATCGCATGCAGAGCTGGAATCTGCAAACTACTTCTACCTTCTCATTAACGATGCTTCCTGGTGGGCACTTTTTTCTGCAAACGAATCAGGCGCTCTTTCTAGAGCTGCTGAGCCGTGAACTGAACTTGCTGAAAGTATCGTCTGTGCTTGGATAA